The proteins below come from a single Stomoxys calcitrans chromosome 1, idStoCalc2.1, whole genome shotgun sequence genomic window:
- the LOC106084957 gene encoding small ribosomal subunit protein eS17, with amino-acid sequence MGRVRTKTIKKAAKVIIEKYYTRLTSDFHTNKRICEEVAIIPTKPLRNKIAGYVTHLMGRLRHSQVRGISIKLQEEERERRDNYVPAVSALEQDIIEVDPDTKEMLKMLDFHNIRGLQLTQPSTNTYSRRN; translated from the exons ATG GGTCGTGTAAGAACCAAGACTATCAAGAAGGCCGCCAAGGTCATCATTGAGAAATACTACACCCGCTTGACATCGGATTTCCATACCAACAAGCGCATTTGTGAGGAAGTTGCCATTATCCCCACCAAGCCCTTGAGAAACAAGATTGCCGG TTATGTTACCCATTTGATGGGCCGTCTCCGCCACTCTCAAGTGCGTGGTATTTCCATCAAATTGCAAGAAGAAGAACGTGAACGTCGTGATAACTACGTTCCTGCTGTCTCTGCTTTGGAACAAGATATCATTGAAGTCGATCCCGATACCAAGGAGATGTTGAAGATGTTGGACTTCCACAACATTCGTGGTCTTCAATTGACCCAACCCTCAACCAACACTTACTCTCGCAGAAATTAG